GCCCTCCGGCGAAAAGCGGCAGGTGCGCACCGCCGGCTGGCTGACGGTCAATGACGGGCAATCGCTTCTGAACGCAGCGATTTCCGGGCTTGGCATCGCCTATCTGCCCAGCTTCCTGTTCCGCGACGCGATGGAACAGGGTCTGGTACAGGAAGCGATCCCGGGCCTGCCGGCCGAAACGCTCGGGATCTATGCGGTCTATCCGCCGGGGCGGTTCACCCAGCCCAAGGTGCGCGCCTTCATCGACTTCCTTGTCGATCGGTTCTCCGGCACCGAGGTGATCTGAGCGCCAGCCTCACCTTGACAGACGCAGAACCGCCTCGACCCGGCGGTTTTGCTGACGCCCCTCCTCGGTCAGGTTGCCGCTCAGCGGGGCAAGAAAGCCGACGCCCTCTGCGCTCAACCTCTCCGGCGCCACGCCCAACCTGTCGATCAGGTAGCGGCGCACCGCCTGCGCGCGTTTGCGGGACAGCGCGACATTGCCGTCCAGCCCGCCGACATCGTCGGTATGCCCGACCAGAAGGATGTCGCGCTCGGGGTCGTCCTCAAGACAGTCGGCCAGCGCCTGCAAGGACGCAAAAGGCCCCTCGCCCAGATCGGTGGAGCCTGTCTTGAAAACCAGATCGTCAAGAACGACATGGCCGTCACGCGTCAGCCGGTCGGAAAGCGTCCCGCCCCCCCCTTGGCGGGTCCACCTTGCGGGGGCATGGCGTCCGGTTCTGCCTTGATTTCCGGCGCCTCGGCCCCGGTCACACGCGTGATCTGGATAAACGCCCGGTTGGAGGAGCGGCTGACCATCAGGCACAGGAAATCGGGGCCGTCCGGCGCGGTGCGCCGCGCCGTAAGATACAGGAAATCGCCCAAATCCACATGCATCTGCGGTTCCGGCAGCGTCGGCGTCGCGAAGCGGAAGTCGAACCCGCCGCAATCGGCATCCGCACATTCGAAGATGATCAGGTAGCCCTCGGACAGGAGCGCCTCCCGCAAGGGGGTAAGGATCTGAAGACTGGTCAGGCCGTCCTGCGGATAGGTCCAGACCTGATGCAGCACCTGCCCTTCAACGGCAAGCGTGGGGACGCCTTCCCCCTCGAACGGGCCTATGGGCACGGACAGGCGCAAGGGGCCCTCGCGTGTCTCGACCGTCATCCGTGCCGGCGACGGCACCTCAAGCGCGGGGGCCGGCGCAGCGGCGGAAAGACCGAACAGGACAAGGGCCGCGATACGCCCAGCCCGCATCATCGGTGGGCGCCGTGATACGCCTCGTTCGGTTCCATCCCCGAGGCCGACGCGATCCGGTTCGACATCGCGAAGAAGCCCGCCACCGCCGCGATGTCCCAGATATCGCGGTCGCTGAAGCCTTCTTGGCGCAAGGCTTCCCGGTCGGCTTCCTCGACCTTGTGGCTTTCCTCGGTCAGCTTGGCCGCGAAATCCAGCATCGCGCGCTGGCGCGGCGGCAGGTCCACGGCACGATAGTTCATCACCATCGCCTCACCCAGTTTCGGGTCGCCCGACAGCTCCCTCACCGCGGCGCCGTGGGCCACCTGGCAGTACCAGCACCGGTTGATCGAGGAGACGACGACCGCGATCATCTCCCGCTCCAGCTTGCTCAGCCCGCTTGGGCCCAGCATCAGGTCGTTATACATCGCGCCGAAGGCGTTCAGCTTGGTGATATCAAACGCATAGGCCCGGAGCACGTTGGGCACGAGGCCCAGCTTCTCGGTACACAGATCGAAATAGCGCTGCGTTTCGTCCGGCAGCGGATCGACCATCGGCAGGTCCAGCGCGATTGGCGGGCTGTCATCGTTGGGCATGTCTCACCCCTTTTCCGGCGGGATCATCCGGTAATGGTAGCGGGCGGCCGGCGTCATTCCCAGCGAAGAATAAAGCGCATGCGCGCCCGTATTGGCCTCGGTCACCAGAACGACCAGCGTCTCGGCCCCCTCAGCCTGCCCCCATATCGCGGCGGCGTGCATCATGTTCCGGGCCGTGCCCTTGCGGCGATGCTCTGGACTGACGGCCATGGCATGGACGAAACACATGTCTTCATGCACGGCCGCAAAGGCGACCCCCGCGGCCCGGTCGCTCTGTCGGCCCAGAACGGCGGTCTTGGGGCCTGTCACCCGTTCCATCACGGCGCGGCGTGCGGGGCCAATGCCGTTCTCGGCCCACAGTTCCTCCATGATGGCAAGTGGCTGCCAGACGGTGAAGGCGGAAACCGGCGGCGGGGGCGGGGCGGCGACCCCGCCGATGGGGGCGGATAGCAGCAGCACCGGATCGACAACTTCATAGCCCCGGACCGCGAGGGTCGCGTCCAGCCCGCTCTCCCCCTCGCGCAGCATGAACAGGCACGGCTGGCCCAAAGCCGCCATCGCCACTTCTGCCGCGGGCACATCGACGTCGGCCACGTCGGCCTCGGCCGTGGTGGCCGACACGCGCTTGCCCCCGCCCTGCCCGTCCCGGATGCACCAGGGCCCATGCCGCCAGCGCGCGGCAGGGGGCCATGTCGCCTCCTGCCCGGCGAACAGCCGGTCGAAACTCACCCGACAGCCTCG
The genomic region above belongs to Rhodovulum sp. P5 and contains:
- a CDS encoding peroxidase-related enzyme (This protein belongs to a clade of uncharacterized proteins related to peroxidases such as the alkylhydroperoxidase AhpD.), producing MPNDDSPPIALDLPMVDPLPDETQRYFDLCTEKLGLVPNVLRAYAFDITKLNAFGAMYNDLMLGPSGLSKLEREMIAVVVSSINRCWYCQVAHGAAVRELSGDPKLGEAMVMNYRAVDLPPRQRAMLDFAAKLTEESHKVEEADREALRQEGFSDRDIWDIAAVAGFFAMSNRIASASGMEPNEAYHGAHR
- a CDS encoding OmpA family protein, translating into MQALADCLEDDPERDILLVGHTDDVGGLDGNVALSRKRAQAVRRYLIDRLGVAPERLSAEGVGFLAPLSGNLTEEGRQQNRRVEAVLRLSR
- a CDS encoding N-acetyltransferase; amino-acid sequence: MSFDRLFAGQEATWPPAARWRHGPWCIRDGQGGGKRVSATTAEADVADVDVPAAEVAMAALGQPCLFMLREGESGLDATLAVRGYEVVDPVLLLSAPIGGVAAPPPPPVSAFTVWQPLAIMEELWAENGIGPARRAVMERVTGPKTAVLGRQSDRAAGVAFAAVHEDMCFVHAMAVSPEHRRKGTARNMMHAAAIWGQAEGAETLVVLVTEANTGAHALYSSLGMTPAARYHYRMIPPEKG